TGGCCGGCGTGGGGCTGTACTGGTTCCAGCCGTGGAAGCTGTGGATGGACGAGACCGTAAAGGACGCGGTCCCCACGGCGGCAGCCGGCACGGGTGCCGGGGACCCGGCGGCGCAGCCGGCCGGTTCGGCGCCCCGGACCCTTGCCACCGGCGAGCTGATCAGCCATGAACACAACACGAGTGGCTCGGTAAGGGTCCTGCAGCTGGCCGACGGGACGCGCGCCCTCCGGCTGGAGGACCTCGATACCAGCAACGGACCCGATCTGCGGGTGTGGATCACCGATGCCGCGGTGAAGGAGGGCGTTGCGGGCTGGCGCGTCTTCGACGACGGCAAGTACCTCAGCCTGGGCAAGCTCAAGGGAAACAAGGGGGACCAGAACTACGCCCTGCCGGAGGACCTCGATCTGAAGCAGTTCACCAGCGTCACGATCTGGTGCGACCGCTTCGATGTCTCCTTCGGAGCGGCCGCGCTCGCTCGCGCCTGAGAGCGCCTGACCTCGGACAGCGACGGATCGGCGGCGGGCGCCCCCTCAGAACGGAAGCACCCGTCCCGACGGGGTCCGCAGGTCGAGGTCGCGGGCGGGCTTCTGCCGTACGGGCCTGCGGATTCGGATCTGAGGAGCCTTGGCCATCACCCTCACCCTCTCAAGCCGCAGCGCATGCGCGCTGTCCGGTCGAGGGCAGAGGAGACTCTGCCCGGCCGTCGGGCAGAAGCTCACCCATGTCCTCGAAGAGGATGGCAGCGTTGCACAACGGACTCCAGCCTTGCTCGGGCAGCGGTACAAAGGTGTGCGCGGCGGCCCGATCGAGGCTCGC
The Streptomyces lunaelactis genome window above contains:
- a CDS encoding DM13 domain-containing protein, whose translation is MGRVRTWLGRPWGVTVLAVGLAVAGVGLYWFQPWKLWMDETVKDAVPTAAAGTGAGDPAAQPAGSAPRTLATGELISHEHNTSGSVRVLQLADGTRALRLEDLDTSNGPDLRVWITDAAVKEGVAGWRVFDDGKYLSLGKLKGNKGDQNYALPEDLDLKQFTSVTIWCDRFDVSFGAAALARA
- a CDS encoding DUF5999 family protein, translating into MRSNRPPCPSAASLDRAAAHTFVPLPEQGWSPLCNAAILFEDMGELLPDGRAESPLPSTGQRACAAA